The Zea mays cultivar B73 chromosome 7, Zm-B73-REFERENCE-NAM-5.0, whole genome shotgun sequence DNA segment GGGTATCACCCAGCTCAAGTTCCAGAGGAACAAGAGGTCTGTTGCTGAGGAGAGGGCTGGACGAAAGCTTGGTGGACTCAGGGTTCTCAACTCCTACTGGGTGAATGAGGTATACTTGAAATCTTGAATTGTGCCGAGCTTATAACAAGATAGCATGAGAATTTTCATCCTAGTTAGTACTGATGCCTTATCTCCTTGTTACTGAACAACAGGATAGCACCTACAAGTACTTCGAGATCATCCTGGTTGATGTGGCTCACACCGCCATCCGCAACGACCCAAGAATCAACTGGCTATGCAATCCTGTGCACAAGCACCGTGAGCTCCGTGGTCTCACCTCTGCAGGCAAGAAGTTCCGTGGTCTGCGTGGCAAGGGCCACACTCACCACAAGAACAGGCCGTCCAGGAGGGCCACCTGGAAGCGCAACCAGACCCTTTCCCTCCGccgctaccgttgagcacacacaTCTTGATGCTCTGCTACTGTGGAACCCGCCCCATGCAGGCTCTCTGATAGTATTTGGTATATTTGTTTCATTGTTAAATTTTGCTACATGTGTTACTTTTGAGCCCCTTGAACTCCGTTGTCTGTACCATGGAGCAAGTGACGCGTACGAGTCGATGAAAATGATTGTTTAGTAGTGCATTGCTGTGTATTCTGTCTGGCACGATTGATTTAGGGCATGTTTGGGAACACTTCTTTCAAAACCACGGTTTATATTACCATAGTTTACCGTATGTTATGACATGAACATATTGTATTTTACATCATTCTAATTCAACATCTGTTTGGAGCCGGGAGGAGAAAGGCCAAGACAAGGAAGGAGAAAGGGGCTAGACTGCGCCTGCGGAAAACTTTGTTCAGACCAAAATTTGTTAGATCCTAAAAATACTATGGTATAAGTGAAACCATGGTTTAAAACTTAAAGTTTTTAAATATGCATGTAAACACCTTTAGCCTAACAATACTATGGTAAACTCAAATAATATAGTATTGTCTTGGAACTAGATGTGTCTCCCGTCTAAAAGATTTTAGTTGTATCCTAGGTGTACACTCCTTGCATTTGGGGTGCGTTTTAAAACTACGTTTGATGCTTGTTGTCTCTTCTGGGGGCTCCCTAAATCAGGGTGTTTGCCTTACGGAGAACTTTAGATTCGCTTTTGTAGATGAACGTTCGGGTGCCATTTGTTTGCGATGAGTATGTTTATCGGATTTTTCTGTTATCTTGTCTTCTGTTGTATTTTTGTTATAGAAATAATAGAAATGAGAGAATCCTCTTATCAAAAAATATCACTATCATCCAAATATGAAATTGAAATTAAATCCCTTCATATGGAAGGCACAAATAAAACATTATCTAACGTGAGAGTGAAACAACTATATAATTGTAATACAATATCTCTAATGGTTTCAACATCAGCTTCAAATCCATTGGTGACTCTAATACTTCTTTGTCCTTTTAGAATATTCCTCTTCCTATAAAATTTGGTGGCATTACTAGAACTAGAGTCGATCCATCAAGTATCAATTGACATATCTAAATATAGAGACTCATCTATGAATGTATCTTTATTCTTATTGTCCTTATTCGGCCATTTAAGGGACTGAACATAGTATTTCATGTGATGTCCTTTCTAGCGGCAACATGTACATGTGTCATCATCCAACTCCCCTAGTTGAGCTATAGAGGTTGAAGCTAGAGGTGAACAATACACTTAAGTGTTCTAGTGCCTTTTCCTCTTTGTTTCCTTCTCATCATGTTAACTAATCTTAATAGCATTAAGATCATTGCATATCCCAAAGATAGAAATGAAGAACTTACACATGGGCCAAGAACCCAAGACAGGGGATCTAGGCCCTAGGGTCTGGGCTATAGTCGGGGCATGGTCCAAACATTCTTTTAATAGTTTCTTTGTCTGATCTAAGATATTCCATAAAAAATACAGGGCCGTCTCTGACGGTGGGCAAGCAAGGCGGTTATCGAGGGCTCCCAAATTGTTAGCCCCCACTCAAGTATATGTTTAAGTATGGTACTTGGTTGTTTAATCATCTCAATCATTGTTGGCTTGGTTGGTCCAATGATATAGTAGTACAACCCCGCTATCAAGCACAGTACACGAACATTGGCCTGCCGCGCGTGTACGTATTATCAAATCTGGCCAAATCGATCCCATTTCCCAAATCAAAACAAAATATATCGAGAAAATCAATTCTCGCCGCTACCACGTCGTCAAAGGACTGGACTACAGACGCGTCATCAATGACCGACTTTGCACGTACGTGTACGCGTATACAACAACTAGACAAGGCAGGAGCTAGCTAACTACATTTGGTCTGTCGTTTGCTTCGGAATGCTTGGTTCTACATATTCAGGTTTGTGAATTTTAATTAAGTATTTTTCTTACTCCTTAATAATGTAGTAATCATTTATTATACATTTTAAAATGTTTGTATATAACTTAATATagatttattatatatatatatatatatatatatatatatatatatatatatatatatatatatatatatatatatatatatatatatatatatatatatatatatatatatatatatggatcaAAAGAACCTCGATATAAGCTCTCGCCCAGGGCCCTGAAATCTCAGACACGACCCTGCAAAAATGTATATTTAGCCCATTCAACATGGTCAAGAAATCTCTTACACTTTTTAGCATCCTTTTGGGTTATTTTCAGATCCACCACTATGTGAAGGCAGACTACCACAAAAGGAAGAAGATCATGAGTGAGTTCATGGTAGAGAACCTGTTGGACCGTAGTTTTGTACTCCTATAAACAAAAACAAGCTATGATATAAGCAAATTTATTTGATTGCATGCATGCTTTCCATGCTTCATCAGCTAAGGCTATCTACAACAACATTTCTATCTCACCTCCTATCACACACCCTATTTTAAATTCCACTCTATAAACAGTGTGGTCTACAGTGTAAAAACAATGTTTTACACGTCTGTATACATGGTCTGCTGGAGATGGCCTAAGTCTCCAACCAGTCAGACAACGTATGGTTGGACCATAAAAAGGAAAGAATGAGAATTTAGAGTTAGTACTGTAAAAATATTTGTGTTTGTTTCATATCAGTGGGAGTTTTGGTGACAAGAAGAGCAAGTTTAGAGAGTGAACTCTCTTTAATCAATTCTCCTCTAGGGAGGGATGGAAATTGAGTCACAATTATTACGCTTTTAGGGCTTGTTGCATTCAAATAGAAAGGAGATTTTAGCCCTCTAATCCCCTCTAATTTTCTTGACTCCAACATGCCCTTAATAAATATATGTGATCATCGTTTATCATATATTAGAGATATGAATTACCTCTTCATCCTCATTCATATTCTCCTCTAATAAACAAACAATAGATTAAGGGTATGTTTGTTTAGGATTATAATCAGTTAATCTAACTTTTTTTTGAACTAACACTTAGTTTAGAAtaagttggattatataatctggacaaACTATAATCCCAAATAACCGCCCCTAAGTCTAATAACTAAATTTTCATCTTCATTCTCTCCATCAGCTCATACCGCTGTGTTGGCGCCGATCTAGGCACCAAACACTAGAAAGAACCATCTAGCGGTTCCCTCTGCGGAGGCATGGACGACCTGGCATAGGAGCGGCTCCTCCTATGCGTACGTTCGGACGATCCGCGCctagggctcggacggtccgcgatggcgtagagggtcgtcttcttcgcagcagacctagatctcgcctcccgggaaggaccccgtcggggaggagagatcctattgTGCGTCTTGGTGTCGGTAGGCCACCCAAGACGTCTCtattcgacgtagagccgaaaagaggtgaagatttgaggtagagggaggctaaactagggctaaactagagttactcctaatgcataaggtaaaacgaTAAGTAGAgttgattggatcgattgtgggAGGTTCAATCGGTCGTATCCCTTCAACTATGTAAAGGGGAGATCTAGAGCTGTTATTAGTCTGTTTTCGAGTTTATCCCACaggtttagctaacaaatcctgCAAGACATCTAGAACCCTAACTAATTCTATGCatgcgcggacggtccacgccggTACGGTGGACAGTCCGGACCGTGGACCGTCTGGCCTCAGGGTCAGACCGTCCGCCGGAACATTTTTGGAGCTCAGCAtgtgcccctgccttttggtggaggttgacgATCCAAAAGGATATGCACTGCTAGCATCATTCGGGAAACAATAGATCTCACAAGTCACTTCGTTCCCGAAGTAAGAACTAAGCCTGATGCAAGTCACCAGCTTTTCAAACTAATAGGGTGATCATTCAATACAACTCTAATGCAAAAATGTCGTTTTGGGTTgcgtctttctcggccatgaccatctgATCAACGGATCAAAAtgtatagaatggaggtgccctctAGCTTGAATAGACAAAGAGACTATGCATGTACCATGGGTTCATTGTCGCACAATTCCATATTTGAATAGGACAATATATTGACGATGAGTAGGCGGGTGGAAAGTATCCTGGCATCACAGGATGAATAGGCGAGGCTTGTTGCGTCGCCTTTCAGGCTGTTTTATTCAGCCATTTTGTTTTAGAGGGTGACCAGGGTTTCTTTATTGGTCGATCGTGTAGAACGGCCTCCTTGCTAGCATATTTGGAGAGCAATTGATAAAAAGTAGGGCCGGCttaagaggatgagccaaagacaagcttcataactcctagtggtacctattgttaccttcggatgcctgaggggctcaaaaatgctagaggaagcttcaacagaatgactgccaaggttcttcactctcaaataggcaggaatgtgctgacttatgtcgatgatatcatagtgaaaagcacaaaacaagaaaatcatgttaccaatttgcaagagacgtttgccaatttcagacaagctggtctcaagttgaacccagaaaaatgtgttttcggagtgaaGATGGGTAAGTTTCTTGGTTGCCTGGTATCAACAAAAGGCTCCAATGTGTTTTCgaaccaaattcaaagaagggggctcaacggttggcaggaaggctggcattgttgaatagatttatatcaagatcagaaGAGtggaatttaccattctttgaaatactaaagtcagccgaagtatttcagtggggtccggctcaacagaaagcctttgaagagttaaaacaatatctgatggacttgacaactctaactccacctttatAGGAACTCTGCTACTTCTGTATGTGGTTGCTTCCCATGCTGCGGTTAGTGTGGCACtcgtacaggagaagcaagatggccaagtaaaaaagacaagcaccagtatactttgtctccgaagtactcagcctatcaaagaaaaattacacagaattggagaaggtactgtatgatgtattgatggcctccaggaagcttcggcactactttcaagcatatcatataataggccttcatcacaacccctaaaagacataatgaggaacagagaagctatagGAAGAATCGGAAAATAGGTCAtggaacttaatgaattcaccattgattatgtacacagatcctcaattcaatcccaggcgttagcagacttcattgctgactggacgccaggggctcagagtgaagaagcaacaaaagatgccgaagcttggacgatattctgcgatggatcttggggaacctttggtgcaggagcagctgctgttctagTGGCACCCtcaaaagtcagaacatgttatgcaataaagctagacttcagttgtacaaataacattgccgagtacgaagctcttcttttagtgcttcggaaactaaaggcaatgggaataagaagggcaatccttaaaactgattcacaagttatttctggccacgtggataagagtagcaaggcaagagacccgaagcttgaaaagtatctggatgcagtccaaagattggaagcttcttttgagggattttctgta contains these protein-coding regions:
- the LOC100284016 gene encoding 60S ribosomal protein L15, with the translated sequence MGAYKYVSELWRRKQSDVMRFVQRVRCWEYRQQPAIVRLTRPTRPDKARRLGYKAKQGYVVYRVRVKRGGRKRPVPKGIVYGKPKHQGITQLKFQRNKRSVAEERAGRKLGGLRVLNSYWVNEDSTYKYFEIILVDVAHTAIRNDPRINWLCNPVHKHRELRGLTSAGKKFRGLRGKGHTHHKNRPSRRATWKRNQTLSLRRYR